The proteins below are encoded in one region of Desulfomicrobium apsheronum:
- a CDS encoding glycosyltransferase family 9 protein — MHTLVINLTRFGDLLQTQPVFSGLRRRGDSAGLVCLDSFKGAAVLLRDVDQVRALPGARLLAQLDRGWPLAVEELASWLDQGWQTPFDRVVNLTPTLSARLLSRAMHEGPVEGFGLDSHGFGEYSTHWATFLQAASAHRGCSPFNLVDLFQRVAGLDPGEFRLKTPEAPALAAADELLGGKGRRVAFQLGASQDYRRWPVASFVRAGRVLWSRTGRVPVLLGTASEGHLAREFMDLADYPCTDLTGRTDLTTLAAVLTRMDLLLTNDTGTMHLAAGLGVPVAAIFLATAQPFDTGPYLEGSLSLEPDLPCHPCSFGEKCPHGLICRDSIEGEAVGDMLAGYLDGQAWSVTPGFKGRVWQARRDESGFMDLFSVSGHEGQDRSRWIRIQREVYRQFLDQKPGAGNFSWPGPGSDFRDALVRDLEHAALMLTLVEEQGRILALRPDAPMKPKFLVNCQNLEDFFSRSPSLGILAPMWRFQSRAESVSMTAFLELCARYRGLLDVFRQRLALA, encoded by the coding sequence ATGCATACTCTGGTCATCAATTTGACCCGCTTCGGCGATCTGCTGCAGACCCAGCCTGTCTTCAGCGGATTGCGACGGCGGGGCGACAGCGCGGGGCTGGTCTGTCTGGACTCCTTCAAGGGCGCGGCCGTTCTGCTGCGCGATGTGGATCAGGTCCGGGCCTTGCCCGGGGCGCGTCTTCTGGCCCAACTGGACCGGGGTTGGCCCCTGGCCGTGGAAGAACTTGCCTCCTGGCTGGATCAGGGATGGCAGACGCCCTTTGACCGGGTCGTCAATCTCACCCCGACCCTGTCCGCGCGGCTGCTGTCCCGCGCCATGCATGAAGGGCCGGTGGAGGGTTTTGGTCTCGATAGCCATGGTTTCGGCGAGTATTCCACGCACTGGGCGACTTTTCTGCAGGCAGCCTCCGCCCATCGCGGATGCAGCCCCTTCAACCTGGTCGATCTTTTTCAGCGCGTGGCTGGTCTTGATCCTGGGGAATTCAGATTGAAGACGCCCGAGGCTCCCGCGCTGGCGGCGGCGGATGAACTGCTTGGCGGCAAGGGGCGGCGGGTGGCCTTTCAGCTCGGGGCCAGCCAGGACTACAGACGCTGGCCCGTGGCCTCCTTCGTGCGCGCCGGGCGTGTGCTGTGGTCAAGGACCGGGCGTGTGCCCGTGCTCCTGGGCACGGCGTCGGAAGGACATCTGGCGCGGGAATTCATGGACCTGGCCGACTACCCCTGCACGGACCTGACCGGCCGGACCGATCTTACGACGCTGGCGGCGGTGCTGACGCGCATGGATCTTCTGCTGACCAACGACACGGGCACCATGCACCTGGCGGCGGGCCTTGGCGTGCCGGTGGCGGCGATCTTCCTGGCCACGGCCCAGCCCTTCGACACCGGCCCCTATCTGGAGGGCAGCCTGAGCCTGGAGCCCGACCTGCCTTGCCACCCATGCTCCTTCGGGGAGAAATGCCCCCATGGACTGATCTGCCGCGATTCCATCGAGGGGGAGGCCGTCGGGGACATGCTGGCCGGGTATCTGGATGGGCAAGCCTGGAGCGTCACGCCCGGTTTCAAGGGACGAGTCTGGCAGGCCCGGCGTGATGAGTCCGGATTCATGGATCTTTTTTCCGTGTCCGGCCACGAGGGCCAGGATCGCAGCCGCTGGATCAGAATTCAGCGCGAGGTCTATCGTCAATTTCTTGACCAGAAGCCCGGTGCGGGAAATTTTTCCTGGCCCGGGCCGGGTTCCGATTTCCGGGACGCCCTGGTGCGCGATCTCGAACACGCCGCCCTCATGCTGACCCTGGTCGAAGAGCAGGGCCGGATTCTGGCGCTCCGTCCGGATGCGCCAATGAAACCGAAATTTCTTGTTAACTGTCAGAATTTAGAAGATTTTTTTTCGCGCAGCCCCTCGCTTGGGATACTTGCTCCCATGTGGCGCTTCCAGTCCAGGGCCGAGTCCGTGAGCATGACGGCGTTCCTTGAATTGTGCGCCAGGTACCGTGGACTGCTCGATGTTTTCAGGCAACGGCTTGCGCTGGCATGA